One region of Skermanella mucosa genomic DNA includes:
- a CDS encoding sugar phosphate isomerase/epimerase family protein produces the protein MKTIKGPAIFLAQFAGDSEPFDTLKGIAGWAAQHGFKGVQIPSWDARLFDLAKAAESKTYCDEVKGILNEAGVELTELSTHLQGQLVAVHPAYDLAFDGFAAPEVRGNPAARQQWAVEQLQLAAKASGNLGLTAHATFSGALAWPYLYPWPQRPAGLVETAFDELAKRWLPILNEFDRAGVDLCYEIHPGEDLHDGVTFEMFLERVGGHPRCNILYDPSHFVLQQLDYLGYIDVYHERIRMFHAKDAEFNPSPRQGVYGGFQPWIDRAGRFRSLGDGQVDFTGIFSKLTRYGFDGWAVLEWECCMKHPEQGAAEGAAFIEAHIIEVTERAFDDFAEAGTDDAANRSMLGLDRAGGQP, from the coding sequence ATGAAGACGATCAAGGGACCGGCCATCTTTCTCGCCCAGTTCGCGGGAGACTCCGAGCCGTTCGATACCCTCAAAGGCATCGCCGGCTGGGCGGCGCAACATGGCTTCAAGGGCGTGCAGATCCCGTCCTGGGACGCCCGCCTGTTCGATCTCGCCAAGGCGGCGGAGAGCAAGACCTATTGCGACGAGGTCAAAGGCATCCTGAACGAGGCGGGCGTCGAATTGACGGAGCTGTCTACGCACCTCCAGGGCCAGCTTGTCGCCGTCCATCCCGCCTACGACCTGGCGTTCGACGGATTCGCGGCTCCGGAAGTGCGCGGCAACCCCGCGGCGCGCCAGCAATGGGCGGTCGAACAGCTCCAGCTGGCGGCCAAGGCCTCCGGCAATCTCGGGCTGACGGCGCACGCGACATTCTCCGGCGCGCTTGCCTGGCCCTATCTCTACCCCTGGCCGCAAAGGCCGGCGGGGCTGGTCGAGACGGCGTTCGACGAACTGGCGAAGCGCTGGCTGCCGATCCTCAACGAGTTCGACCGGGCCGGCGTCGACCTCTGCTACGAGATCCATCCGGGCGAGGACCTGCACGATGGCGTCACGTTCGAGATGTTCCTGGAGCGGGTCGGCGGCCATCCTCGCTGCAACATCCTGTACGACCCCAGCCATTTCGTGCTCCAGCAGCTCGATTATCTCGGCTACATCGACGTCTACCACGAGCGTATCCGGATGTTCCACGCGAAGGACGCCGAGTTCAACCCGTCGCCGCGCCAGGGTGTCTATGGCGGCTTCCAGCCCTGGATCGACCGCGCAGGGCGGTTCCGCTCGCTGGGGGACGGGCAGGTCGATTTCACCGGCATCTTCTCCAAGCTGACGCGGTACGGGTTCGACGGCTGGGCCGTGCTGGAATGGGAATGCTGCATGAAGCATCCGGAGCAGGGTGCCGCCGAGGGGGCGGCCTTCATCGAGGCGCACATCATCGAGGTGACCGAGCGCGCCTTCGACGACTTCGCCGAGGCCGGCACGGACGATGCCGCCAACCGCAGCATGCTGGGCCTCGACCGCGCGGGAGGACAGCCATGA
- a CDS encoding Gfo/Idh/MocA family protein: MTIEGSQGGAPKRRLRLGMVGGGRGAFIGAVHRIAARLDDRWELVAGALSSDPQRARDSAADLHIAGDRAYSDFAEMARAEAGRRDGIDAVAIVTPNHLHHSAARAFLDAGIHVICDKPMTATVAQAEDLAAAVEASGRLFALTHNYTGYPMVRHARALVAEGGLGTVRVVQVEYPQDWLTVSLEETGQKQAAWRTDPAQTGGGGCIGDIGTHAFNLAEFVSGLHCTQIAADLSSFVEGRRVDDNVNMLLRFSSGARGMLWSSQVAPGHENGLRLRIFGDKAGLEWHQEQPNHLRVTRFGEPPQLVTRNGPGSGPAAAHASRIPAGHPEGYLEGFAQIYSDIAEQVAARIEGREPDPASLLVPTVEEGVRGVRFISAAIDSSRNNAAWTALSTH, from the coding sequence ATGACGATCGAAGGCAGCCAGGGCGGGGCGCCGAAGCGGCGCCTCCGGCTCGGCATGGTCGGCGGCGGGCGCGGCGCCTTCATCGGCGCGGTCCATCGCATCGCCGCGCGCCTGGACGACCGGTGGGAACTGGTCGCGGGCGCCCTCTCCAGCGATCCGCAGCGGGCGCGGGACAGCGCCGCCGATCTCCACATCGCGGGCGACCGCGCCTATTCCGACTTCGCCGAGATGGCGCGGGCCGAGGCGGGGCGCCGTGACGGCATCGACGCCGTCGCGATCGTGACGCCCAACCATCTGCACCATTCCGCCGCCCGCGCCTTCCTGGACGCCGGCATCCACGTGATCTGCGACAAGCCGATGACCGCGACGGTGGCGCAGGCCGAGGATCTGGCGGCGGCGGTCGAGGCGAGCGGACGGCTGTTCGCCCTGACCCACAACTACACCGGCTACCCGATGGTCCGGCACGCCCGCGCCTTGGTGGCCGAAGGCGGGCTCGGTACCGTCCGGGTCGTCCAGGTCGAGTATCCCCAGGACTGGCTGACCGTCTCGCTGGAGGAGACCGGCCAGAAGCAGGCGGCTTGGCGGACCGACCCGGCGCAGACCGGCGGGGGAGGGTGCATCGGCGATATCGGCACCCATGCCTTCAACCTGGCGGAGTTCGTCTCCGGCCTCCACTGCACCCAGATCGCCGCCGATCTTTCCAGTTTCGTGGAGGGACGGCGGGTGGACGACAACGTCAACATGCTGCTGCGCTTCAGCAGCGGGGCGCGGGGCATGCTGTGGTCGAGCCAGGTGGCGCCCGGCCATGAGAACGGTTTGCGCCTCCGGATCTTCGGCGACAAGGCCGGGCTGGAATGGCACCAGGAGCAGCCGAACCACCTGCGCGTGACCCGGTTCGGCGAGCCGCCGCAGCTGGTCACCCGCAACGGCCCGGGTTCCGGCCCCGCGGCGGCGCACGCCAGCCGGATTCCCGCCGGCCATCCCGAGGGCTACCTGGAGGGCTTCGCACAGATCTACAGCGACATCGCCGAACAGGTCGCGGCACGGATCGAGGGCCGCGAGCCCGACCCGGCCTCGCTGCTGGTGCCGACCGTCGAAGAGGGCGTGCGCGGAGTTCGCTTCATCTCCGCCGCCATCGATTCCAGCCGCAACAACGCGGCCTGGACAGCGCTTTCGACCCATTGA
- the xylA gene encoding xylose isomerase yields MTAPYFETIGRIPFKGPESDDPLAFRHYEPDRLVLGKRMEDHLRVAVCWWHTFCWPGVDMFGAGTFDRPWQAADTLENAELKLHAAFEFFEKLGVPFFCFHDADVAPLGETIAEGDASLARIEELMRDGIDRTGVKLLWGTANLFSHRRYMAGGATNPDPEVFAFAAAQVARVLEMTHRLGGENYVLWGGREGYDTLLNTDMKRELDQLGRFMSLVVEHKHRIGFKGTILIEPKPMEPTKHQYDHDAATVHAFLRKYGLENEIKLNLEVNHATLAGHSFEHEVAYAIANGLMGSFDINRGDPQNGWDTDQFPNDDREAALALYHVLSAGGLTTGGFNFDAKVRRQSIDPEDLFIAHIGGMDTLARGLLMAERMIRDGKLAFHVADRYAGWNEGLGADILDGRVGLGDLAKLARDRNLKPEPRSGRQEYLENLVNRY; encoded by the coding sequence ATGACTGCCCCGTATTTCGAGACTATCGGCCGCATCCCCTTCAAGGGACCGGAATCCGACGATCCCCTGGCGTTCCGCCACTACGAACCCGACCGCCTGGTGCTGGGCAAGCGTATGGAGGACCATCTGCGGGTCGCCGTCTGCTGGTGGCATACCTTCTGCTGGCCCGGCGTGGACATGTTCGGCGCCGGCACCTTCGACCGGCCCTGGCAGGCGGCGGACACCCTGGAGAACGCCGAACTGAAGCTTCATGCCGCCTTCGAGTTCTTCGAGAAGCTGGGCGTGCCGTTCTTCTGCTTCCACGACGCCGACGTGGCCCCGCTGGGGGAGACCATCGCGGAGGGCGACGCCAGCCTCGCCCGGATCGAGGAACTGATGCGGGACGGCATCGACCGTACCGGCGTCAAGCTGCTGTGGGGGACCGCCAACCTGTTCTCGCACCGGCGCTACATGGCCGGCGGGGCGACCAACCCCGACCCGGAGGTCTTCGCCTTCGCTGCGGCGCAGGTCGCTCGGGTACTGGAGATGACGCACCGCCTGGGCGGCGAGAACTATGTGCTGTGGGGTGGCCGGGAAGGGTATGACACCCTGCTCAACACCGACATGAAGCGGGAGCTGGACCAGCTCGGCCGGTTCATGTCCCTGGTGGTCGAGCACAAGCACCGGATCGGTTTCAAGGGCACGATCCTGATCGAGCCGAAGCCGATGGAGCCGACCAAGCACCAGTACGACCACGACGCCGCGACGGTCCACGCCTTCCTGCGGAAGTACGGGCTGGAGAACGAGATAAAGCTGAACCTGGAGGTCAACCACGCGACGCTGGCCGGCCATTCCTTCGAGCACGAGGTCGCCTATGCCATCGCCAACGGCCTGATGGGCAGCTTCGATATCAACCGCGGCGACCCGCAGAACGGCTGGGACACCGACCAGTTCCCCAACGACGACCGGGAGGCGGCGCTGGCCCTGTACCATGTCCTGTCGGCCGGTGGCTTGACCACGGGCGGCTTCAACTTCGACGCCAAGGTGCGGCGGCAGTCCATCGACCCGGAGGATCTGTTCATCGCCCATATCGGCGGCATGGACACGCTGGCGCGCGGGCTGCTGATGGCGGAGCGGATGATCCGGGACGGCAAGCTGGCCTTCCATGTCGCGGACCGCTATGCCGGCTGGAACGAGGGGCTGGGGGCCGACATCCTGGACGGCCGTGTCGGGCTGGGCGATCTCGCCAAGCTGGCCCGCGACCGGAACCTGAAACCGGAACCCCGCTCCGGCCGGCAGGAGTATCTGGAGAACCTGGTTAACAGGTATTAG
- the amaB gene encoding L-piperidine-6-carboxylate dehydrogenase, translated as MKLRDIAAALNLDAELLQGGTRIVRSPIDGTEIGRLRDDTPETADDKIAAAAEAFKTWRLVPAPRRGELIRLLGEELRAHKEALGSLVTLECGKSIQEGYGEVQEMIDICDFAVGLSRQLYGLTIASERPGHRMSETWHPLGAVGVISAFNFPVAVWSWNFALAIVCGDPVVWKPSEKTPITALACQALFERAVARFGDAPVGLSSVLVGGREIGERLVDDRRIALVSATGSTRMGREVGPRLAQRFARSILELGGNNAMIVTPSADVELAVRAILFAAVGTAGQRCTSLRRLIVHSDVYDTLVPRLRQAYAGIPIGNPLDKSKLVGPLIDRDSFEGMARALESATAEGGSVTGGRRVLADEFPDAFYVEPALVEMPGQTDTVRHETFAPILYILRYDALDEAIALQNDVPQGLSSCIFTTDLREAERFLSAGGSDCGIANVNIGPSGAEIGGAFGGEKETGGGRESGSDAWKAYMRRQTATVNYSDALPLAQGIVFG; from the coding sequence ATGAAACTGCGGGATATCGCCGCCGCCCTGAACTTGGACGCGGAGCTGCTTCAGGGCGGTACCCGCATCGTCCGCAGCCCGATCGACGGCACGGAGATCGGCCGTTTGAGGGACGACACGCCCGAGACGGCGGATGACAAGATCGCCGCCGCGGCGGAAGCCTTCAAGACGTGGCGGTTGGTGCCGGCTCCCCGGCGCGGCGAGCTGATCCGCCTGCTGGGCGAGGAGCTGCGCGCCCACAAGGAGGCGCTGGGCAGCCTCGTGACCCTGGAGTGCGGCAAGTCGATCCAGGAAGGCTATGGCGAAGTTCAGGAGATGATCGACATCTGCGACTTCGCGGTCGGCCTGTCCCGCCAGCTCTATGGGCTGACCATCGCTTCGGAGCGTCCGGGCCACCGGATGAGCGAGACCTGGCATCCGCTGGGTGCCGTCGGCGTGATCTCCGCCTTCAATTTTCCGGTCGCGGTCTGGTCTTGGAACTTCGCGCTGGCCATCGTCTGCGGCGACCCGGTGGTCTGGAAGCCGTCGGAGAAGACCCCGATCACGGCGCTCGCCTGCCAAGCCCTGTTCGAGCGCGCAGTGGCGCGGTTCGGCGACGCTCCCGTCGGACTGTCCTCGGTGCTGGTCGGTGGCCGGGAGATCGGCGAGCGGCTGGTGGACGACCGGCGCATCGCGCTGGTCAGCGCCACCGGCAGCACGCGCATGGGCCGCGAGGTCGGGCCCCGCCTCGCACAGCGCTTCGCCCGCTCGATCCTGGAGCTCGGCGGCAACAACGCCATGATCGTGACGCCCTCGGCCGACGTGGAACTGGCGGTCCGCGCGATCCTGTTCGCCGCGGTCGGCACGGCGGGGCAGCGCTGCACCAGCCTGCGCCGGCTGATCGTGCATTCCGACGTCTACGACACGCTGGTTCCGCGGCTTCGGCAGGCCTATGCCGGGATCCCCATCGGCAATCCGCTGGACAAGTCCAAGCTGGTCGGGCCGCTGATCGACCGCGACTCATTCGAAGGCATGGCCCGCGCGCTGGAAAGCGCGACGGCCGAAGGCGGCAGCGTGACCGGTGGCCGGCGCGTGCTGGCCGACGAGTTCCCGGATGCCTTCTATGTCGAGCCGGCGCTGGTCGAGATGCCGGGGCAGACCGACACGGTGCGGCACGAGACCTTCGCCCCAATCCTCTACATCCTGCGCTACGACGCCCTGGACGAGGCGATCGCGTTGCAGAACGACGTGCCGCAGGGGCTGTCGTCCTGCATTTTCACGACCGACCTGCGCGAAGCCGAGCGGTTCCTGTCCGCCGGCGGCAGCGACTGCGGCATCGCCAACGTCAATATCGGCCCGAGCGGTGCGGAGATCGGCGGCGCTTTCGGCGGCGAGAAGGAAACCGGCGGCGGCCGCGAGTCGGGCTCGGACGCCTGGAAGGCCTATATGCGCCGGCAGACCGCGACGGTGAACTATTCCGACGCGCTGCCGCTGGCGCAGGGCATCGTGTTCGGCTGA